One genomic window of Elaeis guineensis isolate ETL-2024a chromosome 2, EG11, whole genome shotgun sequence includes the following:
- the LOC140850878 gene encoding uncharacterized protein isoform X13 produces the protein MPNLNHLYLTSSMLNGTQPNWILSSRKTNYPYPSFCKTRILGSFLQPFCWTLGYVHLSNKGTWSRGILSTTNNLIPSF, from the exons ATGCCTAATCTTAACCACTT GTACCTTACTAGTAGCATGTTGAATGGAACACAGCCTAATTGGATCTTGAGCAGCAGAAAAACAAATT ATCCATATCCATCATTTTGTAAAACCAGAATTTTGGGATCTTTTTTGCAACCCTTTTGCTGGACCCTTGGATATGTCCATTTGTCAAATAAAG GAACTTGGTCTCGAGGTATTTTATCAACAACTAATAATTT GATACCTTCATTTTAA
- the LOC140850878 gene encoding uncharacterized protein isoform X9: protein MGSSHRSKICRTWKYCMKKNKVTLGQQVKYVIWSILIFCSLDTYQLEVRCRVLWNLSISGELPDFFLEMPNLNHLVKRFCRTLILQKKQMRLGDEGTKMIPQIGVYGPLISAVTLWPGTADLLPSLKQIKATTNNFDPTNKLGKGGIGK, encoded by the exons ATGGGAAGTTCCCACCGCAGCAAAATATGTAGAACTTGGAAATActgtatgaaaaaaaataaggtTACTTTAGGACAGCAAGTAAAGTATGTGATTTGGTCTATTTTGATCTTTTGCTCACTGGATACATATCAACTGGAGGTACGGTGCAGAGTGTTATGGAACTTGTCAATATCTGGTGAACTTCCAGACTTCTTTCTGGAGATGCCTAATCTTAACCACTT GGTCAAGAGATTTTGCAGGACTTTGATATTACAAAAGAAGCAAATGAGATTG GGTGATGAAGGGACAAAAATGATTCCACAGATTGGTGTATATGGACCTCTTATATCAGCTGT AACTTTATGGCCTGGAACTGCGGACCTGTTACCAAGCTTGAAACAGATTAAAGCCACCACAAATAACTTCGATCCTACAAACAAGTTAGGTAAAGGTGGCATTGGCAAG TAG
- the LOC140850878 gene encoding probable leucine-rich repeat receptor-like serine/threonine-protein kinase At3g14840 isoform X10 — protein MVFAYKRVTVQSIFTLLKSLYRRPSYISVRKCLFTVSIQGQEILQDFDITKEANEIGKEIIKSFTTMVDGTQEIHFQQGDEGTKMIPQIGVYGPLISAVTLWPGTADLLPSLKQIKATTNNFDPTNKLVGLMETQSQGKYQTSLGIG, from the exons ATGGTCTTTGCCTACAAAAGGGTCACTGTGCAGTCAATCTTCACTCTGCTGAAATCATTATACAGACGACCATCCTACATCAGTGTTCGAAAATGCTTATTTACTGTATCCATACAG GGTCAAGAGATTTTGCAGGACTTTGATATTACAAAAGAAGCAAATGAGATTGGTAAAGAAATTATTAAGTCATTTACCACTATGGTAGATGGTACTCAGGAAATTCACTTTCAGCAGGGTGATGAAGGGACAAAAATGATTCCACAGATTGGTGTATATGGACCTCTTATATCAGCTGT AACTTTATGGCCTGGAACTGCGGACCTGTTACCAAGCTTGAAACAGATTAAAGCCACCACAAATAACTTCGATCCTACAAACAAGTTAG TAGGATTGATGGAAACCCAATCACAGGGAAAATACCAAACTTCATTGGGAATTGGATGA
- the LOC140855842 gene encoding uncharacterized protein isoform X3 has translation MARSWPVLLLLLLALLLHVATAKNESISGAILECRELASRSECQRSSRRCRWCRSDALDDMCFGSAEAWRLPHQVGIIES, from the exons ATGGCCAGGTCTTGGCCTGTGCTTTTGCTCCTTCTTCTCGCGCTGCTCCTCCACGTCGCCACGGCCAAGAACGAGAGCATCTCTGGGGCGATCCTCGAGTGCCGGGAGCTGGCGTCGAGGAGCGAGTGCCAGCGGAGCTCCAGGCGCTGCCGGTGGTGCCGCAGCGACGCCCTCGACGACATGTGCTTCGGATCCGCCGAGGCCTGGCGGCTTCCCCACCAG GTCGGCATTATTGAAAGTTGA
- the LOC140850878 gene encoding probable leucine-rich repeat receptor-like serine/threonine-protein kinase At3g14840 isoform X6, translating into MGSSHRSKICRTWKYCMKKNKVTLGQQVKYVIWSILIFCSLDTYQLEVRCRVLWNLSISGELPDFFLEMPNLNHLVKRFCRTLILQKKQMRLGDEGTKMIPQIGVYGPLISAVSVTPTLWPGTADLLPSLKQIKATTNNFDPTNKLGKGGIGK; encoded by the exons ATGGGAAGTTCCCACCGCAGCAAAATATGTAGAACTTGGAAATActgtatgaaaaaaaataaggtTACTTTAGGACAGCAAGTAAAGTATGTGATTTGGTCTATTTTGATCTTTTGCTCACTGGATACATATCAACTGGAGGTACGGTGCAGAGTGTTATGGAACTTGTCAATATCTGGTGAACTTCCAGACTTCTTTCTGGAGATGCCTAATCTTAACCACTT GGTCAAGAGATTTTGCAGGACTTTGATATTACAAAAGAAGCAAATGAGATTG GGTGATGAAGGGACAAAAATGATTCCACAGATTGGTGTATATGGACCTCTTATATCAGCTGTGTCAGTTACACC AACTTTATGGCCTGGAACTGCGGACCTGTTACCAAGCTTGAAACAGATTAAAGCCACCACAAATAACTTCGATCCTACAAACAAGTTAGGTAAAGGTGGCATTGGCAAG TAG
- the LOC140850878 gene encoding uncharacterized protein isoform X2: MGSSHRSKICRTWKYCMKKNKVTLGQQVKYVIWSILIFCSLDTYQLEVRCRVLWNLSISGELPDFFLEMPNLNHLVKRFCRTLILQKKQMRLGDEGTKMIPQIGVYGPLISAVSVTPTLWPGTADLLPSLKQIKATTNNFDPTNKLGKGGIGKHPNLGRLYGC, encoded by the exons ATGGGAAGTTCCCACCGCAGCAAAATATGTAGAACTTGGAAATActgtatgaaaaaaaataaggtTACTTTAGGACAGCAAGTAAAGTATGTGATTTGGTCTATTTTGATCTTTTGCTCACTGGATACATATCAACTGGAGGTACGGTGCAGAGTGTTATGGAACTTGTCAATATCTGGTGAACTTCCAGACTTCTTTCTGGAGATGCCTAATCTTAACCACTT GGTCAAGAGATTTTGCAGGACTTTGATATTACAAAAGAAGCAAATGAGATTG GGTGATGAAGGGACAAAAATGATTCCACAGATTGGTGTATATGGACCTCTTATATCAGCTGTGTCAGTTACACC AACTTTATGGCCTGGAACTGCGGACCTGTTACCAAGCTTGAAACAGATTAAAGCCACCACAAATAACTTCGATCCTACAAACAAGTTAGGTAAAGGTGGCATTGGCAAG CATCCGAATCTTGGGAGGCTATATGGATGTTGA
- the LOC140850878 gene encoding uncharacterized protein isoform X11 — MGSSHRSKICRTWKYCMKKNKVTLGQQVKYVIWSILIFCSLDTYQLEVRCRVLWNLSISGELPDFFLEMPNLNHLYLTSSMLNGTQPNWILSSRKTNYPYPSFCKTRILGSFLQPFCWTLGYVHLSNKGTWSRGILSTTNNLIPSF; from the exons ATGGGAAGTTCCCACCGCAGCAAAATATGTAGAACTTGGAAATActgtatgaaaaaaaataaggtTACTTTAGGACAGCAAGTAAAGTATGTGATTTGGTCTATTTTGATCTTTTGCTCACTGGATACATATCAACTGGAGGTACGGTGCAGAGTGTTATGGAACTTGTCAATATCTGGTGAACTTCCAGACTTCTTTCTGGAGATGCCTAATCTTAACCACTT GTACCTTACTAGTAGCATGTTGAATGGAACACAGCCTAATTGGATCTTGAGCAGCAGAAAAACAAATT ATCCATATCCATCATTTTGTAAAACCAGAATTTTGGGATCTTTTTTGCAACCCTTTTGCTGGACCCTTGGATATGTCCATTTGTCAAATAAAG GAACTTGGTCTCGAGGTATTTTATCAACAACTAATAATTT GATACCTTCATTTTAA
- the LOC140850878 gene encoding uncharacterized protein isoform X1, translating to MGSSHRSKICRTWKYCMKKNKVTLGQQVKYVIWSILIFCSLDTYQLEVRCRVLWNLSISGELPDFFLEMPNLNHLVKRFCRTLILQKKQMRLGDEGTKMIPQIGVYGPLISAVSVTPTLWPGTADLLPSLKQIKATTNNFDPTNKLVGLMETQSQGKYQTSLGIG from the exons ATGGGAAGTTCCCACCGCAGCAAAATATGTAGAACTTGGAAATActgtatgaaaaaaaataaggtTACTTTAGGACAGCAAGTAAAGTATGTGATTTGGTCTATTTTGATCTTTTGCTCACTGGATACATATCAACTGGAGGTACGGTGCAGAGTGTTATGGAACTTGTCAATATCTGGTGAACTTCCAGACTTCTTTCTGGAGATGCCTAATCTTAACCACTT GGTCAAGAGATTTTGCAGGACTTTGATATTACAAAAGAAGCAAATGAGATTG GGTGATGAAGGGACAAAAATGATTCCACAGATTGGTGTATATGGACCTCTTATATCAGCTGTGTCAGTTACACC AACTTTATGGCCTGGAACTGCGGACCTGTTACCAAGCTTGAAACAGATTAAAGCCACCACAAATAACTTCGATCCTACAAACAAGTTAG TAGGATTGATGGAAACCCAATCACAGGGAAAATACCAAACTTCATTGGGAATTGGATGA
- the LOC140850878 gene encoding uncharacterized protein isoform X4, translated as MGSSHRSKICRTWKYCMKKNKVTLGQQVKYVIWSILIFCSLDTYQLEVRCRVLWNLSISGELPDFFLEMPNLNHLVKRFCRTLILQKKQMRLGDEGTKMIPQIGVYGPLISAVTLWPGTADLLPSLKQIKATTNNFDPTNKLGKGGIGKHPNLGRLYGC; from the exons ATGGGAAGTTCCCACCGCAGCAAAATATGTAGAACTTGGAAATActgtatgaaaaaaaataaggtTACTTTAGGACAGCAAGTAAAGTATGTGATTTGGTCTATTTTGATCTTTTGCTCACTGGATACATATCAACTGGAGGTACGGTGCAGAGTGTTATGGAACTTGTCAATATCTGGTGAACTTCCAGACTTCTTTCTGGAGATGCCTAATCTTAACCACTT GGTCAAGAGATTTTGCAGGACTTTGATATTACAAAAGAAGCAAATGAGATTG GGTGATGAAGGGACAAAAATGATTCCACAGATTGGTGTATATGGACCTCTTATATCAGCTGT AACTTTATGGCCTGGAACTGCGGACCTGTTACCAAGCTTGAAACAGATTAAAGCCACCACAAATAACTTCGATCCTACAAACAAGTTAGGTAAAGGTGGCATTGGCAAG CATCCGAATCTTGGGAGGCTATATGGATGTTGA
- the LOC140850878 gene encoding uncharacterized protein isoform X12 yields the protein MPNLNHLVKRFCRTLILQKKQMRLGDEGTKMIPQIGVYGPLISAVSVTPTLWPGTADLLPSLKQIKATTNNFDPTNKLVGLMETQSQGKYQTSLGIG from the exons ATGCCTAATCTTAACCACTT GGTCAAGAGATTTTGCAGGACTTTGATATTACAAAAGAAGCAAATGAGATTG GGTGATGAAGGGACAAAAATGATTCCACAGATTGGTGTATATGGACCTCTTATATCAGCTGTGTCAGTTACACC AACTTTATGGCCTGGAACTGCGGACCTGTTACCAAGCTTGAAACAGATTAAAGCCACCACAAATAACTTCGATCCTACAAACAAGTTAG TAGGATTGATGGAAACCCAATCACAGGGAAAATACCAAACTTCATTGGGAATTGGATGA
- the LOC140850878 gene encoding probable leucine-rich repeat receptor-like serine/threonine-protein kinase At3g14840 isoform X5, translated as MGSSHRSKICRTWKYCMKKNKVTLGQQVKYVIWSILIFCSLDTYQLEVRCRVLWNLSISGELPDFFLEMPNLNHLVKRFCRTLILQKKQMRLGDEGTKMIPQIGVYGPLISAVSVTPTLWPGTADLLPSLKQIKATTNNFDPTNKLGKGGIGKGVL; from the exons ATGGGAAGTTCCCACCGCAGCAAAATATGTAGAACTTGGAAATActgtatgaaaaaaaataaggtTACTTTAGGACAGCAAGTAAAGTATGTGATTTGGTCTATTTTGATCTTTTGCTCACTGGATACATATCAACTGGAGGTACGGTGCAGAGTGTTATGGAACTTGTCAATATCTGGTGAACTTCCAGACTTCTTTCTGGAGATGCCTAATCTTAACCACTT GGTCAAGAGATTTTGCAGGACTTTGATATTACAAAAGAAGCAAATGAGATTG GGTGATGAAGGGACAAAAATGATTCCACAGATTGGTGTATATGGACCTCTTATATCAGCTGTGTCAGTTACACC AACTTTATGGCCTGGAACTGCGGACCTGTTACCAAGCTTGAAACAGATTAAAGCCACCACAAATAACTTCGATCCTACAAACAAGTTAGGTAAAGGTGGCATTGGCAAG GGTGTGCTGTGA
- the LOC140850878 gene encoding uncharacterized protein isoform X3 — protein sequence MGSSHRSKICRTWKYCMKKNKVTLGQQVKYVIWSILIFCSLDTYQLEVRCRVLWNLSISGELPDFFLEMPNLNHLVKRFCRTLILQKKQMRLGDEGTKMIPQIGVYGPLISAVTLWPGTADLLPSLKQIKATTNNFDPTNKLVGLMETQSQGKYQTSLGIG from the exons ATGGGAAGTTCCCACCGCAGCAAAATATGTAGAACTTGGAAATActgtatgaaaaaaaataaggtTACTTTAGGACAGCAAGTAAAGTATGTGATTTGGTCTATTTTGATCTTTTGCTCACTGGATACATATCAACTGGAGGTACGGTGCAGAGTGTTATGGAACTTGTCAATATCTGGTGAACTTCCAGACTTCTTTCTGGAGATGCCTAATCTTAACCACTT GGTCAAGAGATTTTGCAGGACTTTGATATTACAAAAGAAGCAAATGAGATTG GGTGATGAAGGGACAAAAATGATTCCACAGATTGGTGTATATGGACCTCTTATATCAGCTGT AACTTTATGGCCTGGAACTGCGGACCTGTTACCAAGCTTGAAACAGATTAAAGCCACCACAAATAACTTCGATCCTACAAACAAGTTAG TAGGATTGATGGAAACCCAATCACAGGGAAAATACCAAACTTCATTGGGAATTGGATGA
- the LOC140855842 gene encoding uncharacterized protein isoform X2: MARSWPVLLLLLLALLLHVATAKNESISGAILECRELASRSECQRSSRRCRWCRSDALDDMCFGSAEAWRLPHQGITLRYSSICQKLGD; encoded by the exons ATGGCCAGGTCTTGGCCTGTGCTTTTGCTCCTTCTTCTCGCGCTGCTCCTCCACGTCGCCACGGCCAAGAACGAGAGCATCTCTGGGGCGATCCTCGAGTGCCGGGAGCTGGCGTCGAGGAGCGAGTGCCAGCGGAGCTCCAGGCGCTGCCGGTGGTGCCGCAGCGACGCCCTCGACGACATGTGCTTCGGATCCGCCGAGGCCTGGCGGCTTCCCCACCAG GGAATTACCCTGAGGTATTCCTCTATCTGCCAGAAGCTGGGTGACTAG
- the LOC140850878 gene encoding probable leucine-rich repeat receptor-like serine/threonine-protein kinase At3g14840 isoform X8 — MVFAYKRVTVQSIFTLLKSLYRRPSYISVRKCLFTVSIQGQEILQDFDITKEANEIGKEIIKSFTTMVDGTQEIHFQQGDEGTKMIPQIGVYGPLISAVSVTPTLWPGTADLLPSLKQIKATTNNFDPTNKLVGLMETQSQGKYQTSLGIG; from the exons ATGGTCTTTGCCTACAAAAGGGTCACTGTGCAGTCAATCTTCACTCTGCTGAAATCATTATACAGACGACCATCCTACATCAGTGTTCGAAAATGCTTATTTACTGTATCCATACAG GGTCAAGAGATTTTGCAGGACTTTGATATTACAAAAGAAGCAAATGAGATTGGTAAAGAAATTATTAAGTCATTTACCACTATGGTAGATGGTACTCAGGAAATTCACTTTCAGCAGGGTGATGAAGGGACAAAAATGATTCCACAGATTGGTGTATATGGACCTCTTATATCAGCTGTGTCAGTTACACC AACTTTATGGCCTGGAACTGCGGACCTGTTACCAAGCTTGAAACAGATTAAAGCCACCACAAATAACTTCGATCCTACAAACAAGTTAG TAGGATTGATGGAAACCCAATCACAGGGAAAATACCAAACTTCATTGGGAATTGGATGA
- the LOC140850878 gene encoding probable leucine-rich repeat receptor-like serine/threonine-protein kinase At3g14840 isoform X7 codes for MGSSHRSKICRTWKYCMKKNKVTLGQQVKYVIWSILIFCSLDTYQLEVRCRVLWNLSISGELPDFFLEMPNLNHLVKRFCRTLILQKKQMRLGDEGTKMIPQIGVYGPLISAVTLWPGTADLLPSLKQIKATTNNFDPTNKLGKGGIGKGVL; via the exons ATGGGAAGTTCCCACCGCAGCAAAATATGTAGAACTTGGAAATActgtatgaaaaaaaataaggtTACTTTAGGACAGCAAGTAAAGTATGTGATTTGGTCTATTTTGATCTTTTGCTCACTGGATACATATCAACTGGAGGTACGGTGCAGAGTGTTATGGAACTTGTCAATATCTGGTGAACTTCCAGACTTCTTTCTGGAGATGCCTAATCTTAACCACTT GGTCAAGAGATTTTGCAGGACTTTGATATTACAAAAGAAGCAAATGAGATTG GGTGATGAAGGGACAAAAATGATTCCACAGATTGGTGTATATGGACCTCTTATATCAGCTGT AACTTTATGGCCTGGAACTGCGGACCTGTTACCAAGCTTGAAACAGATTAAAGCCACCACAAATAACTTCGATCCTACAAACAAGTTAGGTAAAGGTGGCATTGGCAAG GGTGTGCTGTGA
- the LOC140855842 gene encoding uncharacterized protein isoform X4 has translation MARSWPVLLLLLLALLLHVATAKNESISGAILECRELASRSECQRSSRRCRWCRSDALDDMCFGSAEAWRLPHQ, from the exons ATGGCCAGGTCTTGGCCTGTGCTTTTGCTCCTTCTTCTCGCGCTGCTCCTCCACGTCGCCACGGCCAAGAACGAGAGCATCTCTGGGGCGATCCTCGAGTGCCGGGAGCTGGCGTCGAGGAGCGAGTGCCAGCGGAGCTCCAGGCGCTGCCGGTGGTGCCGCAGCGACGCCCTCGACGACATGTGCTTCGGATCCGCCGAGGCCTGGCGGCTTCCCCACCAG TAA
- the LOC140855842 gene encoding uncharacterized protein isoform X1, whose protein sequence is MPSYLSTTTSPNLSHPKIQPTSKWLQLLPTPCSPSPFSFSSSEHPMTVGAVNACDVVQPPLIPCLIPFSSSNGSYTLSSSCCSGAALVAEENDSTPAGSIIVCLCLNALMTQFPLIRPQAVRNTFAKCNVSIPVRVEHQLLAGITLRYSSICQKLGD, encoded by the exons ATGCCTTCTTATTTAAGCACCACCACGTCCCCAAACCTAAGCCATCCCAAAATACAGCCTACCTCAAAATGGCTTCAACTTCTTCCAACTCCctgctctccctctcccttctctttctcctcttcggAGCATCCGATGACAGTTGGTGCCGTCAATGCCTGTGATGTCGTCCAGCCGCCGCTAATTCCGTGCCTCATACCCTTCTCCAGCAGCAATGGTAGCTACACTCTATCTTCCTCGTGCTGCAGTGGGGCCGCTCTGGTCGCCGAGGAGAACGACAGCACTCCCGCTGGGAGCATAATCGTGTGCCTGTGCCTCAATGCCCTCATGACCCAGTTCCCGCTGATTCGCCCCCAAGCTGTGCGCAATACATTCGCAAAGTGCAACGTTTCTATTCCAGTCCGAGTCGAGCACCAGTTGCTTGCT GGAATTACCCTGAGGTATTCCTCTATCTGCCAGAAGCTGGGTGACTAG